The DNA segment CCCGCCCGCCGAGGGCGGGGGAAACCCCGTACATGCGCATCAAGCTGCGCACATGCAGTACGTTCGGGTCATGCCCCAGCCCGCCAAGTCCTCACGTACACCAGCCACGCCCGACGCGCCGGAAAGTGCCGCCGGCAGTCGCGCGGCCGCCCAGCGGCTCAAGATGCGCCGCGAACTGGCTGCCGCGGCCATGGAGCTGTTCGCGACCAAGGGGTACGAGGCAACCACCGTCGACGAGATCGCGGCGCAGGCCGGGGTCGCCCGCCGCACGTTCTTCCGCCACTTCCGCTCCAAGGAAGAGGCGATCTTCCCCGACCACGACGACACGCTGATCCGCGCGGAGGCGGTGCTCAACGCGGCGCCCGCGCACGAGCACCCGCTCGACACCGTGTGCCGTGGCATCAAGGAAGTCATGAAGATGTACGCGGCTCGCCCGGAGATCTCGGTGGCCCGCTACAAGCTCACGCGCGAGGTGCCCACCCTGCGTGAGGCGGAGATCGCGTCGGTGGCCCGCTACGAGCGTCTGTTCACCCGCTACCTCCTCGGCCACTTCGACGAGCACGCGCACGACGACGACGCCAACGACGACCCGCTGCTGGCGGAGGTCGCCGCGTCGGCCGTGGTCACCGCGCACAACCACGTCCTGCGGCGCTGGCTGCGGGCCGGCGGACAGGGCGACGTGGAGACTCAGCTCGACCACGCCTTCGCGATCGTGCGGCGGACGTTCGGGACGGGGATCGGGGCGGGCCGGGAGACCGCGCCGCGTACGGTGCCGGCCTCCGTGGCCAGTCAGGGCGAGGTGCTCGTGACCGTGGCACGGACCGACGCGCCGCTCGACGAGGTGATGCGGACCATCGAACAGGCGCTGAAGGAGCGGGCGTAGGGCGTCGCCGGGGAACCATCTCCCCGACCCGTCCGTCTTCAATGTCGAAGCACGATCTTGACGGTGTGCGACGGAAGAGGGTTGCCATGCAGACGAACGACCCGACCAGGCTCCAGGCCACACTGGCCGACGGGCGGCGCATGACCCTGTCCCTCCCCGCGACGGACGCGAAGTGGGCCGCCGACGGCATCAAGGGCCTGCGCGCCGTCCCGCCCACGCACACGGGCCGGGGCGAGGAGCCGCCCGCCCTCCCCGAGGAGCCGGCGCTCCCCCTGCAGGTGGCCCTGCTCGGTCTGGGCGCCTAGGTCATGCCCGGCGGACCGACCCGCCCCTGAGCGACAGCCGCCCGGAGCGGGAGGCCAGGCCTCGCGACGGCCGCATATTCTGCTGCCGGACAGGGCCTACCCCCGACCCAGCCGCACCGACCGGCCAGGGGCGAATCTCGCCGCCCGTCCCGGGTCAGCCTCCCCCGTGAGCAGTCCCGCCACCAGCCGTTCCGTCGCCGTGGCCAGCATCAGGCCCAGCATGTTGTGGCCGGTGGCCAGCACGATCCGGGGCCGGCCCGGTAGCGGGCCGATCAGGGGCAGGGCGTCAGGGGTCATCGGGCGCGGCCCCATCCACTCCTGCTCCTGTCGCTCCCAGTCGGCACCCGGCAGATACGGCCGGGCAGCCGCCACCAGCGCCGGAACGCGGCCCTACCGGAAGCGGTCCGGGTCACGGTCGAACTCCATCGTCCCGGCGACCCGCACCCCTTGCCCAACGGCGCCGGCACCGCCTTCGCCGAGCCCAGATGGACCAGGCGTTTCGGCACCGCCGCAGCCGACACCGAGAAGCCGTAGCCCTTCCCGGCGGCCATCTCGATCCGTACGCCGAGCGAGGCGCACACCTCCCGGTACCAGACACCCGCGGCGATCACGACGGCGTCCGCCTGGTAGGTTCCCGCGGTCGTACGGACCTCGACGCGATCC comes from the Streptomyces sp. NBC_00443 genome and includes:
- a CDS encoding TetR family transcriptional regulator → MPQPAKSSRTPATPDAPESAAGSRAAAQRLKMRRELAAAAMELFATKGYEATTVDEIAAQAGVARRTFFRHFRSKEEAIFPDHDDTLIRAEAVLNAAPAHEHPLDTVCRGIKEVMKMYAARPEISVARYKLTREVPTLREAEIASVARYERLFTRYLLGHFDEHAHDDDANDDPLLAEVAASAVVTAHNHVLRRWLRAGGQGDVETQLDHAFAIVRRTFGTGIGAGRETAPRTVPASVASQGEVLVTVARTDAPLDEVMRTIEQALKERA
- a CDS encoding NAD(P)/FAD-dependent oxidoreductase, with amino-acid sequence MAAARPYLPGADWERQEQEWMGPRPMTPDALPLIGPLPGRPRIVLATGHNMLGLMLATATERLVAGLLTGEADPGRAARFAPGRSVRLGRG
- a CDS encoding FAD-dependent oxidoreductase, producing the protein MDPGQFVDTLAERLRCDGAELVEGARVTAVREDADRVEVRTTAGTYQADAVVIAAGVWYREVCASLGVRIEMAAGKGYGFSVSAAAVPKRLVHLGSAKAVPAPLGKGCGSPGRWSSTVTRTASGRAAFRRWWRLPGRICRVPTGSDRSRSGWGRAR